One part of the Alistipes onderdonkii genome encodes these proteins:
- a CDS encoding redox-sensing transcriptional repressor Rex has product MAALTNTIPEKTIERLSEYRRTLLASHKQGITHIFSHVLAGIHGITAVQVRRDLMLIGFSSDTKKGYDVQVLIEYISKILDSPSQMNIAVLGMGHLGQAITKYFNGKGLKLKITAAFDVDPEKVGKTIDGIPCYHMDTFENMVVNQDISIVIVSSPTKVAPSLVVPIINAGIKGVLNFTSTPLNFPQGIVVENYDITTLLEKVAYFVKENEESNSSNA; this is encoded by the coding sequence AAAAACCATCGAGCGGCTGAGCGAATACCGCCGTACGCTCCTGGCCAGCCACAAGCAGGGCATTACGCATATTTTCTCGCACGTATTGGCGGGCATCCACGGCATCACGGCCGTGCAGGTGCGCCGCGACCTGATGCTCATCGGCTTTTCGAGCGATACGAAAAAGGGATACGACGTACAGGTGCTCATCGAGTACATCAGCAAGATACTCGACAGCCCCTCGCAGATGAACATCGCCGTGCTGGGCATGGGACACCTGGGACAGGCCATCACCAAATATTTCAACGGCAAGGGGCTCAAGCTGAAGATCACGGCTGCCTTCGACGTCGATCCCGAGAAGGTCGGCAAGACCATCGACGGCATCCCGTGCTACCACATGGACACCTTCGAGAACATGGTCGTCAACCAGGACATCAGCATCGTCATCGTCTCTTCGCCGACGAAGGTCGCCCCGAGCCTCGTGGTGCCGATCATCAACGCCGGCATCAAGGGCGTGCTCAATTTCACCTCCACGCCGCTGAATTTCCCGCAGGGCATCGTCGTCGAGAACTACGACATCACCACGCTGCTCGAAAAGGTGGCCTATTTCGTCAAGGAAAACGAAGAAAGCAACAGCAGCAACGCATGA
- a CDS encoding FAD synthetase family protein has translation MMQREAKNAAEGGKTGSHDIHGDLAEHRPAAGRPDMRVFYGFDALPHFVRPTVTVGSYDGVHSGHLALLRTVAGRARAQGGESVVLTFEPHPRVTLGRADGLRLLTSLEEKIYLLGQQGIDNLIVIPFDKAFSALAPDTFIRDYLVGRIGAETLVVGFNHRFGRDKQGSYDYLGSHGFGLEVVEVGECDVDAEKVSSTVIRRLVAQGDMARAARLLSHPYLVIGTAAAGRIRTDDPLKLLPPTGSYQVRIGGRPARLTVDTSQNLIIRDGCPDGRAVLTF, from the coding sequence ATGATGCAACGCGAAGCAAAAAACGCAGCGGAGGGCGGAAAAACAGGCAGCCACGACATACACGGCGACCTTGCGGAACACCGTCCGGCTGCCGGGCGGCCGGACATGCGGGTTTTTTACGGGTTCGATGCACTTCCGCATTTCGTCCGTCCGACGGTGACCGTCGGATCGTACGACGGCGTGCACAGCGGGCACCTGGCCCTGTTGCGTACCGTTGCCGGGAGGGCTCGCGCACAGGGCGGCGAGAGCGTCGTACTCACGTTCGAACCCCATCCCCGCGTGACGCTCGGCCGGGCCGACGGCCTGCGGCTGCTGACCTCGCTCGAAGAGAAAATTTACCTGCTCGGACAGCAGGGCATCGACAACCTGATCGTCATCCCGTTCGACAAGGCATTCAGCGCCCTTGCGCCCGACACGTTCATCCGCGACTACCTCGTGGGGCGCATCGGCGCCGAAACGCTGGTCGTGGGCTTCAACCACCGCTTCGGGCGCGACAAGCAGGGCAGTTACGACTACCTGGGCAGCCACGGCTTCGGACTGGAGGTCGTGGAAGTCGGCGAATGCGACGTGGACGCCGAAAAGGTCAGCTCCACCGTCATCCGCCGCCTGGTGGCGCAGGGCGACATGGCCCGTGCAGCCCGCCTGTTGTCGCATCCCTACCTCGTCATCGGGACGGCGGCGGCCGGCCGCATCCGCACCGACGACCCCCTCAAGCTCCTGCCGCCCACAGGGTCGTACCAAGTCCGCATCGGCGGCCGGCCTGCAAGGCTGACTGTCGACACATCACAAAATCTGATAATCCGCGACGGCTGCCCCGACGGGCGTGCCGTCCTAACCTTTTAA
- a CDS encoding acyl-CoA thioesterase: protein MLSYDCQIRVWYKHTDQMGICHHSNYICYYEAARSELLRYLGMSFAEVEKRGIMMPILEVQSKYHRPAYYDELLTVRIMLRELPTARINFFYEIYNGKGELLNTGMTQLGFIHSDTRRPCRVPDWFLKLVADKWTEE from the coding sequence ATGCTGAGTTACGATTGCCAAATCCGCGTGTGGTACAAGCACACCGACCAGATGGGCATCTGCCACCATTCGAACTACATCTGTTACTATGAAGCCGCACGCAGCGAACTGCTCCGCTATCTGGGCATGTCCTTCGCCGAAGTCGAGAAGCGGGGCATCATGATGCCCATCCTCGAGGTGCAGTCCAAATACCACCGCCCGGCCTACTACGACGAGCTGCTCACCGTGCGCATCATGCTCCGCGAGCTGCCCACGGCACGCATCAATTTCTTTTATGAAATCTACAACGGCAAAGGCGAGCTGCTCAATACGGGCATGACGCAACTGGGCTTCATCCACAGCGATACGCGCCGCCCGTGCCGTGTCCCCGACTGGTTCCTGAAACTGGTCGCCGACAAATGGACGGAGGAGTAG
- a CDS encoding GNAT family N-acetyltransferase, with product MLLTTERLRIVPLTPRQLGLWLHDIRALGKELDCRCTAGSPRGDFRRIVEGQYALAAADPVNHLFHTFWFLILRDGGVVAGSACFKGAADADGRVEIGYGLEKAFEKQGYMTEAVRALCAWAKQQPGVRQITAETDPDNRASQRVLQRAGFHPAEADATRWWSL from the coding sequence ATGCTTCTCACAACGGAAAGGCTCCGGATCGTTCCGCTGACACCCCGGCAGCTGGGGCTCTGGCTGCATGACATTCGGGCACTGGGAAAGGAACTGGATTGCCGCTGCACAGCCGGAAGCCCGCGCGGAGACTTCCGCCGGATCGTCGAGGGGCAGTACGCACTCGCCGCCGCCGACCCCGTCAATCACCTCTTCCACACCTTCTGGTTCCTGATCTTACGGGATGGCGGTGTCGTTGCGGGATCGGCCTGCTTCAAAGGGGCGGCGGATGCCGACGGAAGGGTAGAGATCGGCTATGGGCTGGAAAAGGCCTTTGAAAAACAGGGTTACATGACGGAAGCCGTCCGGGCATTGTGCGCATGGGCGAAGCAGCAGCCCGGAGTCCGGCAGATCACCGCCGAGACCGACCCGGATAACCGCGCCTCGCAGCGCGTTCTGCAAAGGGCCGGGTTCCATCCCGCCGAAGCGGACGCAACCCGATGGTGGAGCCTGTGA